The Brassica napus cultivar Da-Ae chromosome C7, Da-Ae, whole genome shotgun sequence genomic interval tggttaggattgtgatttggttgtataataggtttagaattgtgatttggttgaataatttgttttgttgaattgatttagaatttttttataaatttttgatttttttttgtatttataaattcgatttttgtgtaaaaattcgatttttgtaatttacaaaacgatttttgtatataaattcgttttttggattttacaaaacgttttttgtatataaattcgatattttggattttacaaaacatttttaatatctttaaaaccttttttgtgattaaaaactattatttgggattttaaaaaaaaatattaattttttatatttatattatataaatttctatatttattaaacatttttaatattattaaaactattttttgtaattattaaactattttttatttattaaaactattttttgtttattagaactatttttatatatttattaaacattgttaATGTCTATataacttttttgtgattaaaaactattatttgggatttaaaaaaaaaaaaaaattatatttatattatataaatttctatatttattaaacatttttaatattattaaaactattttttgtaattattaaactttttttttattaaaactattttttgtttattagaactatttttatatatttattaaacatttttaatgtctataaaactttttctttgattaaaaactattatttgggatttttttttttaaaaaaaataatttatatatttctatatttattaaatatttttttttttaatttacaggtcgcatgatgatcagacccggcctcgacagcgtcgtggtcgtggtggtacggggagccagtctcgggattccagccattttcaggattccccttcaccccacagctcctaccatacatctccctctactGCACCCGCtcttgctcctctcgctcccgctgctgcacccgctcctactcctcctcctccgggtcctccgggcgtgatgagtgttgcggagttggttcgacagcccggtcgtgaccatcttccctatctcacttcgtatccacatggacggggtcaaacatggtaatatttttttttcattaaaatttgattcattattaatcgtttgttctttttattaggttcaaccgatccgggaacgggatcagcgcatggatcaaccgtatgatgtactcggccctcgacaagggagatccgactttcactgacttccctaccgacaagcagcatctgtggtttcggcagtttgcggtaagtattctaattttttacttatatttttaatctttaatataaattttctactaattgtgttttttttttcagcaagaattcacctggaattccgatgagacgctctttatctatcaccacttcgtccatatagttatggacaactacgggaagcagatccacgagtggaagaagaagtgggaaatcaataaggttcgatttaatttattaaacaattttttaatttattaaagtattttttaatttattaaactattttcttttctttttttattaaaaggtcccaaagtcgataaacaacacggtctggacggagttgtgtgcgcattgggataaggaagagacgaaagaaacttcttccaccaactccacgaACGGCAGGAGCGACCgcaaagggaagggcatcttcaagcataacttgggtgctcaatctattgcctctctgggagatcgcatggtaagttcaaccgctttttcttcaattatttaagttttgaaattttattttttgtccatttcttctaatttctaatgtttctttaatttatgtttttttttcaaggcggaagaaaatgatggcgagccggttgatgatctcgccctaatgaagagggcgtataccaacaagaagaccggtcagattgatgacggtcttgtgagggaagtggtcagcctggtccaaactcaggtgcaagacgaagtgtctcagcttcaaaccgaggatgacgcttcgacggcttcgaccaacttatcccggtttcgaatcaacaaaatcgttgaatccgtaagttcttttttttaaagttcaatttatttatttcttgatttaaatttgtaaatttggctattttctatttcagtcggttccaaagaagaagggacgtttggtcggtttgggtcgtcgcacccggtcggttcctccatcttctgcaccaccgccctttgttgatccagaagtacttacggctcagttgaaggacaaggatgatcgcatatctttgttggagacccagatggcggctcaacaggcgggctatgaggcacagaggaggctgaaccagcaaatgatggagatgatgcagaggatgtacccgaacgaggtgttcccggacgtgccagacccgtagtttttttttttccaaaaactcggaatgttttatttttatttgtgaaactttgaatattttcaaattttaattttaatcttaattttaattttaatgatttcaattttatttttaattttatattttcgaatttaaatttcaaaaattttatttttttaaaaaaaattaatttttttttaaatttcgaggaacggggtccctcggaatataccgagggacatgttcctcggaatataccgagggaccccgttcctcggaatataccaatgaaaattccgaggaacatttcgtcggaacttccgaggattggaccatcgaaaaatccatcgaaatatcccgaggaagctctccctcggtatattccgaggagctttccgacgaacaggttgtcctcggaatttcctcggaaatttgtttcctcggaattccgtcagaaaattccgagggatttccgaggaaaaatgaatttccgaggagttatttccgaggacttgtttcgtcgatatgtcgtcggaataacgttattccgacgacataccgacgattttttccctcagtatgtcgctATTTTCTTTTAGTGATTCAAGAAAagggaaatattccatttagATAGAgagaaaaattgtttaaaaatagaGAGTTGAACATATAATTGTTCGAGAAATGCCTTATTTATTCAGCCGTAATACAAATTCTTTCAATTAATAGTCGTTTATTGACTTCGCGACGTTTCTTATTTTGGGCGGGAATTATAACAGTTGCGTTTGAAAACAGAAACCCAGCCGTAAtgaaaatacatgaaaatccctaATCCAGccgtaatatatataaatgaaaacaaaaacccagccataattcaaatacatgaaaatccctaATCCAGCCGTAatatatataagtgaaaacaaaaacccagccgtaattcaaaaacatgaaaattcctACAACACTTGCTTACATCAGACAAGTTTTCGCATTATGGCCACTATGTCTACATCGAGAACTTGTGTGTTCTTTCCTAGGACGTTTGTTTTGAAGTGCAACTTCTAAAGCAGATTTCATCCTATTTTTCTTAGGTCTTCCTAGTTGTTGACGAATATACGGGGGCAAGCACGGTTGGTTTGCCACGATTTCTGGAACAGGTAGCGCTGAGTCAGCCGGCATGATAGATTCAGCGTATTCTCTCACCAAATATTCAGTGTTATAGTAAGGACTGCACAGGGATATACGACAAACATTGTTGTACTCCGCAGCTGCGATTGCGTGTACACATGGTAATTTCTCGCGTTCGAAACGCCGACATGTGCACTTTCGCTCTACCAAATTAACAACATTCAAAGACTCGCTAGAAGATCCATATTTAACTTCAGTGTGATGATCATCAATCTTTTGGACAGTCAATTCTCTGGCGGCAGTTACATGACcctattaacaaaaaaagaataaatatgaaaCGACTGAGTTATTACATATTACGGCtgatttaagaattataaaggCTGACTTATGAATTTTATGAAACGGCTGACTTaagaattttatgaattttaaagatAGACTTATTTTTACTGTTACGACTGACTTACATGTAGTAGTTTCTCGACACCACGCGTAAGCGTCGTTGGCTGCGATCTGGCATCCTCTCTCCGTTCAGCAAACCATCTGGTCATCATAACCCGTATCAATTCTAATATTCGAACAATGTTTAGACCTCTAGCATGCAACAATGCTCTGTTCATTGATTCCACTATGTTtgtagtcatcaaattgtacctCTCGCCCGGGAAATGAACACGCGTCCACAGGCGGACATCAGCTCTTTGGAGGTAGCCGTGGAGTGCAGGATGAATCGCTTCAATCTCCTCGAAAATCGCAGTAAAGTCAGACATCCTAAAACATCTCGCcgctttcttcaccagacggAATGCTTCTTTTCCTTTGTACCGTCCCAATATGTTCTTATATAAATGGTAGGTGCATATTCCCCGAGCAGCCAACGGATACACATTTCTAATTGCTTTCCTTATCGAGTTATGCATGTCTGAGATTATCGAAAGACCCTCGTCGTCAGGAATCAGAAGTTTTAGTTGCGTAAAAAACCAATGCCACAAATCATCATTTTCTGTGTCAACCACTGCGAAGGCTATTGGAAAAATCTGGAAGTTACCGTCCTGAGCTAGTGCTGTGAGTAGCGTCCCTTTGTATTTACCATTGAGAAACGTACCGTCGACTACAACAACTTTGCGCATGAAAGGAAACCCATTAACGCTCGTACCAAAGGCAAAAAACACATACATGAATCTTCCAAGCTCATCGATTTGAAGACGGGTAACTGTACTCGGATTTGCCCTTCTTATCATGTATAAGTAAGAAGGCAAGCTTTCAAACCCACACTCGGGTGTTCCCTCATCGATTTCCCTTGCAAATTTCACCGACCGGTGTGATTTCCGATAATCCATCTGTTCACATGAAAAAACGATCCTCATTACTCAGCCGCATCAAATAATTAAGACAGCCATAACGTACTGAATAACTCAACCCTATTTTACTATAACTCGGCCGCATCTAAATATATAGTAACCCAGCCGAATTGTATGATTATGTCAACCTGTACATTTGACATTACTCAGCCGTGTCGTTAAAATAACTTAGCCACAACAAAGTAATTACCTTTATACCAAACTGCTTAGTGATAGCTATCCCGACGCTCGTAGGGCGAACGGCCGGACCAACGTCGCCGAGAAAGTTCTTGTACAACATACCTAAAATATCTGGTGTTGCTTGTCGAGATCGATTAGAACGCTCTGTGCAGGAACATGTATGCTTCGAATCGTAGATACGAACATAAAACGCCTTGGATTCTCCTTGGGTAGAAGCACGAAATCTCCAGAGACATCCATCAACCCAACACTTAACAACGTATGATGTCGGGGTTGATGTTTctacatcaaaatcaaatttatacctCACTGTAAGAAGTTTCAGTCGTCTCTCCAAATCGTCTTTACTATCGTATCGTTGACCTACCGCAATGTCTATCGACGACATCTCCAAACTTAGAACCTCCAGATTCCCTTTAGATCCGCACATTGAGAAGTTCTGATATCTCTTCTTGGGAGGTAGTGTTGGTTAATCTTCGTCATCTGTAGGAGACTCACCGTATGAGCTGAAGTTTTCATCTTCAGATGACGCACCGTCTGAATCGTCGAACATATCA includes:
- the LOC106425577 gene encoding uncharacterized protein LOC106425577 gives rise to the protein MCGSKGNLEVLSLEMSSIDIAVGQRYDSKDDLERRLKLLTVRYKFDFDVETSTPTSYVVKCWVDGCLWRFRASTQGESKAFYVRIYDSKHTCSCTERSNRSRQATPDILGMLYKNFLGDVGPAVRPTSVGIAITKQFGIKMDYRKSHRSVKFAREIDEGTPECGFESLPSYLYMIRRANPSTVTRLQIDELGRFMYVFFAFGTSVNGFPFMRKVVVVDGTFLNGKYKGTLLTALAQDGNFQIFPIAFAVVDTENDDLWHWFFTQLKLLIPDDEGLSIISDMHNSIRKAIRNVYPLAARGICTYHLYKNILGRYKGKEAFRLVKKAARCFRMSDFTAIFEEIEAIHPALHGYLQRADVRLWTRVHFPGERWFAERREDARSQPTTLTRGVEKLLHGHVTAARELTVQKIDDHHTEVKYGSSSESLNVVNLVERKCTCRRFEREKLPCVHAIAAAEYNNVCRISLCSPYYNTEYLVREYAESIMPADSALPVPEIVANQPCLPPYIRQQLGRPKKNRMKSALEVALQNKRPRKEHTSSRCRHSGHNAKTCLM